A genomic window from SAR324 cluster bacterium includes:
- a CDS encoding RidA family protein: MQQQERLDPGWAWTKKYNIGAGVKVGDTIYTSGLVALDSEGNVIGEDVYTQSSQVFKNIESLLAVAGATMDDVIKINTFLTDMSQYGEFSRARNEAFPTGVPASACYSTPALVLPSLLVEVEAIAIIGSGS, translated from the coding sequence ATGCAGCAACAAGAACGCTTAGATCCAGGATGGGCTTGGACAAAGAAATATAATATAGGTGCTGGTGTAAAGGTTGGGGACACTATTTATACATCTGGCTTAGTGGCCTTAGACAGTGAGGGCAATGTGATTGGTGAGGACGTTTACACCCAATCTAGTCAGGTTTTCAAAAATATTGAGAGTCTGCTAGCTGTTGCTGGAGCAACGATGGATGATGTAATCAAGATCAATACATTCCTGACTGATATGTCTCAATACGGCGAGTTTAGTAGAGCGCGCAATGAAGCTTTCCCAACCGGTGTACCCGCTAGTGCTTGTTACTCCACTCCTGCACTAGTCCTTCCTTCTTTGTTGGTTGAGGTTGAAGCCATTGCGATTATCGGTAGCGGTAGTTGA